GGCGttactagacgttaacaggccttactggaccttaacaagacttaatggaccttaacagaccttactagaacataaaaagccttaatagaccttaacagaccttaatacaccttaataagtcttaatggaccttaccagaccttactagattttactagaccctaacagaccttactggaccctaacaggccttactggaccttaacaggccatactagaccataacagaccttcctggaccttaacagaccttactggaccttaacagaccttaacggaccttaacagaccttacaagaccttaacagacctttctggaccttaacagaccttactataccttaacaggccttacttgaccttaaaagaccttactacaccttaacaggctttactgaaCCTTCACAGGCCTTGAagtaccttaatagaccttattagaccttaaaaggcctgattggaccttaaaaggccttactggaccttatcaggctttactacaccttaactggacttaaaagaccttaatagaccttactggactttaacaaaccttactggaccttaccagaccttacttcaccttaacaggccttaatggaccttaacagaccctaatggaccttaacaggcattaatggaccttaaaagatcttacaacaccttaacaaaccttactagacattaacaggccttaatggactttaaaaggcctttctagaccttaacaggccttaatggaccttaacccTTTACAGCCGGCCCATTCAAATTTCGAAACAATAATTTAGATGGCTTGAAGCCTTATATCTCCGCCGTCCAATCACTGattgtaaatctgaaaactgcCCCAGGTAGCTGACAACCCAGGCTAAAAGGCAATGTTATTGGTCAAGCGGTTTGTGTCGTGGctggtttgcatatttaatgagaaggcggataatttatttttttcattcgccCCGCCCTCACACGGAGCGCTGCTGAGACAGTCGACTGgataacaacacagaaagagaaattctgtcagtgaaataaggtaagatttattttaaaactgtttattagtgttattacttttcatttctactcagaaaacttggctttaatggtaaaattgtaatattattagtgtttacGCTTCGGAAAAGCCGAGGTGATTCTGAGAGTTGCGTTCTAAGTTTAGTCAGTCAGCTGCACAACTCTCCTTTCTGAATCgattgtaatgtgttttatgtccatctagatggaaataaatacgtgtggagagtttatcagatacctttttagtctcgtttgtttagtagtttgtaaagtatgcagcagttttacacaaataagtgATTAGTAGTgaacctaagctaagctaagctaccgGAGCTGTTTGTTGCATCCTGCAGCCATGTGGTTTGAAAAGGCTGCTCTCAAACTCCAAAGTTagattttatgcatgtaatcttgaaatcagttatagcttacttgttttacttcaatactgtctaaagtctgcttagaaatcaccttagctttgctcataatatcattacattttgcattgcatgcatttagcatgactggctaAAGTAAGCTGAGGCAGAAAGCATAAAGGTGTGGATAAtatgtcagtctgggcaatttataacctttatttccatggtatattttatctgtggtaatttgtacttataacagagaaatattattttatctataaaatatttctgtcaaatttgcatcattttctaaaaaattgctgcatttatttgaaagagacTAAAGTATGCTATGCTACCATATAGGTGCATATAGGTAGATAACAagtcagtctgggcaatttataacttctttttttaccataatatatttttttctgtggtaattcttacttgtatcagtgaaatatagttttatctataaaatatttctgtcagatttgcataattttctaatgtattgcaagagatatttgaaagggactaaaatatggtatcaaactttttttgaaagctttttttgaaagcatacaggtgcataacatttcagtctgtgactatttacaacattttaaatataaccatagaatcgagttttgtcttgtatttattgctcctcttagataattattgttttatgtgtaaaccatgtgccagatttgagaaacttttgtcatatgtattggttcagtgtacttgagtttacttctaaacatgagcctgtggacattagcttctctggcaaaaacatatagagtatttgtgattgaattctacatatatgtaattattttttaaaataacatcactgtcaccacctttattcactgtaatctctttcttttattattctgagatggatggagacaaggctcaatattcacgccttatggagtctctgaagaggagacagcggctaggccctgacgagcttagacttattgctgaacatgacagcgatgaagatcatgaaggcatgaccattgaagaggaggacttcatggacatggagctcctggatgaaggggaagaagaggatgaagaggagcaagatgagcagagggatcaaccaacaacctcctatcggtaaatgcatgtattccaatagtgtgtatttgtaaatgtgtgtgtgtacatatatgctgacaataaatgtcagcatttgcacccacacacacaatcagggctgccaacaaaaagttaaaattaacaaaagagtacaaactgagattatgatttttactaatgtttgcTTTCTTTTCTGGGTTTGGTTAGTCTTTCTTGTCCCATGTCAGGTAGGAAGCGGAAACGCTTTCCTGACTCTGTATCCTTTCCTTCCTATGCTGatgtagacacagaagcaccaaagcccataccatttaatccctctcgtccagtaggcatagatctgggaaGTGTGCGTAGGGCTGTATGGTCAGCCACAAGTACCTTGCGTGAAATAGACTTCTTCAAGTTGTTTTTCACGTACACCATCGTTGCCGAGATTTGCCAGTTTACAAACTCTAAGGGGTGGGAGCTTGTACTGAATAGGCCGTCTTATGCGAACCATCATGGGGCATGGGAAGAAGTGACCCCGGATGAATTCTACCGGTTTCTTGGGCTCCTTATTTACATGGGTTTCACGTCCCTGCACAGCATTCACAGATATTGGGGAACCAAATCTCTTCAGGGTTCATGGGCCAAGTTATTCATGTCCCGTGACCGTTTCAAGGAATTGATGGCAGCcctccatgttgtagatcctgccacagaaaataatcttgatcgtcttaggaagttgcgttacctgatggaccacctcaaaaccaagtgtcagcagcttt
The Trichomycterus rosablanca isolate fTriRos1 chromosome 12, fTriRos1.hap1, whole genome shotgun sequence genome window above contains:
- the LOC134324643 gene encoding uncharacterized protein LOC134324643 gives rise to the protein MDGDKAQYSRLMESLKRRQRLGPDELRLIAEHDSDEDHEGMTIEEEDFMDMELLDEGEEEDEEEQDEQRDQPTTSYR